GTTGACCCAGAGACACTGGTGCCAAGCATCGAGGGATCAGGCAATCCTCATAGTCAGTAACAGGCTGAGATCAGGGCAGGCCGAGTTTGTGCAAGTCCACGAAACAAGTCCaaagtcaggtcaggcagcaaagggtcaaaacGGTAAAAAGGCACAGGTCAGCTCAGGCAACAGAGTGTCAGAATCGGTAAACAAGCAGAAGTTGGTACACATGCAGACAAAAAGAATACCACACCTTTGCATGGAACTAGCAAACTAGACTACCTATTGCTCAGGTACCCTCCCCTAGGGGCAGGTGCCTTAAGTACTCTGAGGTGGCCAGCCATTTGCAGATGAAGACTAGGGAGCACACAAACtagccctttaagagccagagacCTTGTGCCCTAGGCACAGACACAAAAGACCTAGCCGGGAAGCATAGTTTGCAGCCTGCAGCAGAAAGAGACATGTGGAACGCTGGCTGATAGGCAGAGAAGGGTAAGTGGGTCTGAACTGCTGGGACATCAGAGGGACCAGAGGGGCGGGAAAGCGGAGGTATGGGCCACCAGTGTAACACTAaattctcattgcagtccttgggaaTGAGACAATCTGACAATGGGGACCTCTGAACTAAAAATGTTCTGCACCCTTGATCTAAACAGTTAAAGGAAATTTCTACCcatcaaaataatattttttgtggtcTCTTTTTGGCTAGGTATCTGAAAACTGTGAGCTGAGACAATCCAGATCCACAGAAGACCTCACTGAGACTGAGAAAACAAGTTGCAACTTACTTGGTGAGACACCAGAAGTATCTTTGAGTGGTGACTTAGCTTCCTCTCTGGATGAGCTGAGAAACCTGGAACCCAGTCAAGATGGCCCTGAGGTTCCTTTCTGCATTGGATCATCAGATGAAGACTTGATGAACAAAGAGAGCGGACACTCCTCTGTAGAGAATACTGTCTTGGAAGTGCCTAGGCAAGCAGATGATGAAGCCACCATCTGCAGAACAGATGATGCTAAACATGAGAAGGTTCAGCTGTCAGTATTGCCTGGTGAAGATGAGGATGAATCTTCTGAGTTTAAAGAGAAGGTTGAAGTTGCTGAACCAATAGATACAAAGAAGACAATttcagaaaagaaagaaaaaaacttgAAGGTTAAAAGAGACTCCACCCTGACCCCAGATGACCGCCTGTTGATTGAAAGGATCAAAAATTACTATGAGACTGCAGATGCTGGAGCCTCATATCTAAGTAAAGAGGAGAGCATTTCCTACATTCCCACAGGTGTGGTTAAAGACTCTATCTTGAGATTCAATTACATTCTGCAGCAAGAAGTCAAGAAAGATCGGGAAAAAAGTAAATGTAAGACCAACGGGTGTGCTACAGAATCAAAGCAAGCAAATTGCCAAAGGAAACCTTTGTCCCAGGCTGTCGAAGTAGCCAAAACCCAAGTAGAAATCAGCAAAGATGAACTGGAGGAGCAAGAATTAGAGTACAAGTCTTGTGCTGAGATACGAAAGGCTTGGAAAGAAAAGGAGAAGCCAAGAAATGCAGAAATTGGGAGGTCATTGATAAATGGGAAATCAAGGAGAAAAGACAAGGAAGAGCCAGGTGGTGAGTTGGTCATTGTTGAAGAATCTGATTTAGAAATTGGAGGTCAATTGCCAAAAGAAGTTCCTTCGAAAAAAGAATCTTCAAAGGAACAACAGAAACACACAGAGGAAGAGAATACCAACAAACAGGACTCACAGGTGAAGACAGGATGTGAAGGCTTGCCTGGTCACACAAATAAAGCAACTTTCTGTTCTTCCAGCATTGGTCTCTATGAAGCTGATGATATATGTCTTATTGAAAACTCTGAGAAAATAATTAACAAAGTGCAATTGCTGGCAAAGATGTACAGTGAAAAGATCGGCAGGATGAAGACTCAGAAGAAACACGGGGGCATCAAGACCTCAGATGTTCAAAAGAAAGCGACGGTAAAGACCCTCCCTCAGGTCATGGAGGAAAGTACTGGTGACAGACAAAAGACAGGTAAGAATAATATGAGGCTAAGGACACATTTTACATGCATCTTTGATTAATATGCAGCATTGCATGTTGGTAATTCAAATAAATAGTATGGATGCAGCATGTCTTCCAAGCTTGGGTGTTGAAATGGGAGACCTCCCTCTATGATGTGTACATGCCCTCATAAAGCTTGGTGACTGGGGTTGTATTGATGGCCTGCAGCTAGTGTCAAGCTCTCCCTACATTACTCAACTTGATTGACAAGATGAAGCCAGATGAGAAGTCGCCCAGTGGACACTTCTCCCCAAGCCTGACACTTATTAAAACCATGATTTCTCTAAAATACTGCAGTGCTAATCCGGACACCTGTTGTTATGTCATGCCTGTGGTTAcagtagtatatactgtatgtgacaggttctctttaaaggacATCTTAAGAGCATATTCCCTTTTACTTAAATACATGCCCTTTTGGCTGAAAAACATTGTTTGTAGTAgttttttacccaaaaatgtgCTTCTTGTGGCTTTTGCAGCTTCCATGAATCACGAATACATAGAAAAGAAAAACCAAAAGGGATCCTCATGCCCCAACTAAAGTTAGCACATGCAAATCATATTGTGGCAAAAGTGAGAGGGTCAACCTATCAAAAGTCAAAAGTACCATAAATCACGGTACATAGCAGGCTACAAAATAATGTTCACAGTGAAATAAATGAGACTTATGGCTTGGTCTCCAGACCCTCTTACTCCTCTCCCAAGTGTATTGATGGCCAAATCAAAATCAGCTTAAAAGATAGATCAGGAGAAAGAGGTCATAAGGCTGCCAGTATGACAAATCTCACTGTGAACAGCATTCTGCAGACTGCTATGTACTCTGAAACATAGAAGCCGCAGAAACCAGGCAAAGCAAAACTTTTCATCAAAATCTATTACAAACACGTTTCTCAGAcaaaatacatacatttaagtaaaaaaaaaaaatgccctcaCAGGTGTCATTAGCCTTTAAATATTACAGATACTTACAGTGCTGCCCACAGATTCGCAAATGCAATTTTTATGTTGTCAACTACTTATGAGGATTTTTGTTttcattcatgtttttttttccttaatgTAGAACCCCAGTTGTATGGACATCTCAAGATTCATGAGACCTTGCTTCACATTAATTGTGTTCAAGAAAATGGTCTCATCCTTCCAGCAGCACGTGAGAGCGTTTTGGATCTTCTGAAAAAGGAGTCCTTAATAATCCGGTACCCTACAAAAGAACAAGTCCCGTTACCAACACCAGATAAGTTAGCTGAAGTAGCTTTACCTGCAGAGGAGAGATATCCTACAGAAATAAAGGAATGCCAAGAGCTCTCATTTGATGTGTGTAAACAGGAAGAAAAACCACATGTGAATTATGAATCCACTCATGAACCAACACCGACCTCCAATGATGCCACATCAGGCAACATCCATACATCTGAACCATGCTTAGTAAAAGTTAAAGAATCTCCTGTGACCTGTGATAATTGCGAGGAATGGGAAACTAGTGAATTAGAGATCAATGTACCAGAGAAAGTCAACTTCTCAATGGCATCAAATAACCTTCAAGTCGAACCAACAGCAGCCATTTCAGAAATCCATGACTTTGAAGAAAAACAAGTTGAATTAATAAAACCTGAGGCATCCAAGCACCACACAGATGATCAGCACACTATAAATAAAGCAGAAGAAACTTCTGGTGAAGATCCAGAGACTATGGTTATCATAAATATGAAGGAGCTGGTTGATTTATCATATGAAACCAGAGCCAATAGCGATGAGCCTACTAATTCATGTGGAACAAAGTCCCCTGCTCCCATAAACACTCAAAAGAATGAAGACCATACAAGCTTGGACAATAACAGTACACCATCACACAATTCACCTGCAATTACCACCTCTGAATCACAAAAAGTCAGGGGAGTCTCCCCAGCAGTTATGGATGTCATGCAACGTCTGCAGCTTGACTCTTCACTTTCTAGTCCATCCTCCAAAAATGCAAACACCTCAAAAAAACTAAATATGGCTACTCGTTCATCGTCCTTTAAGGCAAACACTTTGACTGACAAAGAATTTCAAGGTATAATCAAGCCAAATTCACAAATTAAAAAGCAGCAGGCAGCTGTGGCAACCCCTGGCTTCTTATCTCCTCCAATTTTGCAGAGGAAGTTGTCGAAAGCAGTAACAATGTCCAAACATAACCTAGAGTCTCTGCAGACTCTTCCAAGAAGAAGCCCCATGACAAAGTCTAGAAGTTCAGACACACACATTCCAGTCATAATGTCCCAACCCTCTATTCCTAGCCCATCACCATACAGAAATTCACTTTATTCTGGACTTTTACTAAGTGATCCCAGAGCCCTTAAGAATACAGTTTTGGCAGAAAACCGAAAAGTCGGTGAGGCAAATCAACTGGATTCCAAAACAGCACCAACTATTTCAACAAATGAAGGATCCCACAAGTCTTTATCTTCTGCCTACCAAAAGGGAAATAATACAGACAGACCAGTTTGTCTTTCTCCTGGTTCAGCAGTCCTTATCGCAATCCCTTGTCCACCATCGGTTAGGCAAACTCCATCATCCACAGTATCTGAACCAAATTCGCGGGTTCAGTCCCCACTGACATTACGCTCTAGAATGTTTTCTCCTCCCCCAAGTCAAAACCCAGTATGTCCAAAATCTCCGCGAGTCCCATCCTTCTCTAAGACAAGAGCATGTTCATTTACTCCTCTTTCCTTTAGTAATCTGGAGCGATCATCTTCATCATCTGCAAATTCGACTCCGACTTGCACAAGTCCTCCACCTTGTCCCTGGTCTCCTGGATTTCCTCTCCATTCAAGGAGATCCTTTGTAAGTAATATACACAGCACTGGAGACAATCCCATCAGCCCAAGGGCTCTGCATTCACCAGTTGGGTCCTTGAACGAAGAAAATAAATTTTGGTGTTCAAGCAGATCACCCCCGTGTTTGGCTTCTGAGTCAAATTCCCATACCACTGGAATCAGTGCTCACGAGTTAACCAGCATCCATTGGCCCGATGTCCGTGAACTACGCACAAAGTATGTGCCCTTCAAAACACAGAAATCTACAAACTTCGAAAAGAAGTATGACTTGAGGTCTTCATCTTCATTCAGACAATGCAAGTCTCTGGATGAAGGACCAAATTTTTTCTTCAACAATAACACTTCCTTGAATTTCACGGCTTCACATTCCCAGATGGAAGAGCCTAGCGAAATCTTAGAGCATTATGAAAGTACAGAGAAGATGGACTCTAATGACACCAAAGAAAAAGCCACTTTAAAGGCAAGCTATTCCACCACTGTTAACATACAAATTGGTGGAAGTGGCAGAATTGCATCTTTTAGTAACGCCCAGGTGAGTCTAACACACCCCCTGCTGCAAGCTCCAGAGACATTCTCTTCAAGAAAGATAAACGTTAATGGAAGCACCTTAGAGCATAAAAATGTGAATTACAAGAAAAAATGATGAGGGTGGGAAGGCTCCAGTATAAAAAAAAGAGATGTCCTCTAGAAGAAAAATACATGCCAAACATAAGACACAATAATATACCAGTCTGCACTTTGTTTCTATGTAGAGCATTGTTATGTGCCAATATGGCGGACCACAAGATGGTCAGTCAGCAGGACTTAATAGTAGGAGGTTCACTGAAGTTGCACTTACCAATGAACTATGTTTTTCGCTGCAAAGATCCACCTTGAAGTCTTTGTATTGCCAAACGTACACCAGAAGAAGGTATACGTTGATACTTTTTAATACCCTTTATCACCCCCCCACCAAGTTATGGACGCAAGACAATATGTCATGAGAGTCGTTTTATTGCAGTGTATTCTGTTTCATAGTACAAAACATAAGTATAAGGGATAACTTTATGGGATACATACTGTAGATACTACACATAAAAATGTGCCATATAGAAAACCATTCATAATTGGAAGAATATATTCCTCCTTGATTGTGATCCACATGTCCATGTAATTCCTCAGGACCACCAAAAGGGCAAATTATCCCGAAGTCGTCTTCAACTGGGTTTTCTGCTGAACCTTTCATATTCCCTTGTAGCAGAGCCTCTTTGCAATCCTAGAGCCTAGACCATCCAGGGGAACCACTTGTCTTTTGGTGGATTCAGGGTCTTCTTCTTAAACAAATACTTACTACATAGTAGAAGGTCTGTGAACTCATGGTGCTGGAATACATTCCTTGTGATCCACATATCCATGTAAATGGTCATGTCGGATTATGAATCCTCAGGTccatcaaaacaaaaacaaaaaataaacggTAAATGAACCCAAAGTCGTCTTCACCTGGGTCTTCTCCTGAACCTTTCACATCCCCTTGTAGCAGGGCCTCTCTGCAATGTTAGAGCCTGGACCATCCAGAGGAACCTCTTGTCTTGAACAAATACTTACTACATTGTAGAAGGTCTGTGAACTCATGAGTAGTGCCTTCATTAGGGAACATCATTTTCAGAAATTTCGTCACTCTTATCCAAATTGCTTTAATCTCGACACAAAGAAGAAATTCTCAGTGGCTTACGTCCCTCCTGTCAAAGGCCAGACCCTTATATATAGCCTGCATTCCATAaaaaagtgatggcatattgcttggatgatcattgggggtccaaccactggtCTTGAGAATAAAGGGCCGCAGTGCCAATTTAGTGCTGCGTTCCCTACAAAATTTCCCCTGCACAGAAGTACTCACAGCCAACCGGCTTTGCAGGGAGAACTGCAGCTGGCTGTATTGAGGCTTCCTAACTATCCTCCGACAGCTGAGGCATGGGAGACGAGTGTCGGGCATGTCGAATTTCAACAAATCCAAAGGGAGACCAGCGGAGGATGcggcgaagttatgtagaggccggcgcctgctTCTAAAACACCAGAGCCTGCGTCtaagacactggtcttaataaatgacccccttagtcctTTCTAATGTAGGTCAAAACAAATGTCAGGGGAGCATCACCCCCACCATTTGTCAAGTGAAAATATGCAGTACAATGAAATCTTGGACGAATGCGACATCCTCCAGTCTGAGCACTTATGTCATTCTCTCATTTTAGCACTTTACAGATTTAAGTAACATCCCATGCAAAAAAGCAACTACTTACAAATCACAACCTGACATGTTCAGCAGGATCTCTGCTCCTGTCTTTTTAGACAATAAAATGATCACTTTTATCGGTATGTTTTCCATCCAGATTTAAaatattacagtaccagcaaagtggatgagattttacaaaAAAACTCATTTACATGCAGAAAATAAATCAGCACAGAAGCTGACCtgcaaggcagggagtgaaacgcGTGGCTGATCTGCAGCAAGACGAGAAATCGACATGTTGATTTCTCTGCAGATTCCTTGTCAATTTTGCCACAAAATTTGCGATGGATGATTTTTCCATTCAATATACATCCCATGTGGATGTACCCAAGGTTCACACATGGCATATAATTTCCAGCATGGATTTGGCTGTGAATCTGTCATGGAGCCATCCATGGATGTGCCCAAGGTAATAGCCACAACTTTCCAGCACAAGAATGGGCATTTGTGAGGAGTTGAATATCTATGATGGCTAAcccccggcactccagctgtggtgaaactacatacTCCCAAcatactccattcatttctatggagttctgagaacagccaagcaagtgtgcatcttgggagttgtcgttttaccacagctggagtgccggaggttagccatcacggaTCTATAGCATACTCGGATTTTCCTGCCACATGAAGAAGCGGTTTTGAAAACCCCATGCACTTGTATTGGTCACTACTGCTGCTGTGTAGAACCTGCAGCAAATCCGCCACaagtgaacttagccttaggctccattcacacgactgtatttttggtctgcattatttgcggattagatgtggacccattcatttcaattggtctgcaaaaaatttggacagcacaccgtatgctgtccgcatccgaatgtcccttccgtagccctgcaaaaaaagataCAACCGATTTGCGAacaaggataggtcatccgtattttttgcagatccgcatctTTTTGGTCTGTACGTGGAAGCTGCAATCTGTCCCTACACACAGACTAAAACTCTGCAAACCGTACCACTGAAATAAATGTGGGAGAATAACAATTACAAAGACAATGGCAATCAGATATATCTCATGTTCTATCGGTTGTTTGGTTTCGGGGGAATTCGCTTTTCAGATGGATGCACCTTCTAACAAaaacggggacaacccctttgaggttGTGTTTGT
The Bufo bufo chromosome 8, aBufBuf1.1, whole genome shotgun sequence genome window above contains:
- the PLEKHG2 gene encoding pleckstrin homology domain-containing family G member 2 isoform X2 — its product is MPEGALKGSRKRPGEQAAPRPSSVSSLSGIAAGMSGSCTSVNTVCSDSDRPVSLSSSTSSASLQDSHSSFGSSGTLGSSQYCSPSYPQQNGSDISLDLTPVAQLECEHKVLSNERALLGCTWSPILRKARDPKTKLSHVDRVVLEILETEQAYVRDLKSIVEDYLGCIIDCGQLPLKPEQVSTLFCNIEDIYEFNSELLEELENCTSAPMIAECFVMRSEEFDIYTLYCMNYPSSVSVLRECMKNEELVQFFRERQAVLSHSLPLETYLLKPVQRIMKYHLLLQELAKHFDKNVPGYEVMEEAIITMTAVAWYINDMKRKQEHAVRLQEIQSKLVNWQGPDLSGFGELILEGTFRLQRVKKERAFFLFSKMLLITKKRMDLFIYKMHIFCCSLALTEHLKDSLSFRVSDLTIPKHQQVIQARNQEEKRLWIYHIKRLIVENHPASIPQKAKQVLLENTFQNSTDMPVSSDSPKSPWMEDLWTFPRNRRQSEPPHYMCSPGKSKKSFTLQSLSSSSPHRRGRRLSEPAKEIQAAFEQSGLAQMKHAGSEGELFPSTTSLQSSDSICTLESCILEATGEGEGCEDNIEDSSFCLPEDALSGSLSITDEIMELLNQRGLRAEPINGEPKALKNEEAKPDDKEQVSENCELRQSRSTEDLTETEKTSCNLLGETPEVSLSGDLASSLDELRNLEPSQDGPEVPFCIGSSDEDLMNKESGHSSVENTVLEVPRQADDEATICRTDDAKHEKVQLSVLPGEDEDESSEFKEKVEVAEPIDTKKTISEKKEKNLKVKRDSTLTPDDRLLIERIKNYYETADAGASYLSKEESISYIPTGVVKDSILRFNYILQQEVKKDREKSKCKTNGCATESKQANCQRKPLSQAVEVAKTQVEISKDELEEQELEYKSCAEIRKAWKEKEKPRNAEIGRSLINGKSRRKDKEEPGGELVIVEESDLEIGGQLPKEVPSKKESSKEQQKHTEEENTNKQDSQVKTGCEGLPGHTNKATFCSSSIGLYEADDICLIENSEKIINKVQLLAKMYSEKIGRMKTQKKHGGIKTSDVQKKATVKTLPQVMEESTGDRQKTEPQLYGHLKIHETLLHINCVQENGLILPAARESVLDLLKKESLIIRYPTKEQVPLPTPDKLAEVALPAEERYPTEIKECQELSFDVCKQEEKPHVNYESTHEPTPTSNDATSGNIHTSEPCLVKVKESPVTCDNCEEWETSELEINVPEKVNFSMASNNLQVEPTAAISEIHDFEEKQVELIKPEASKHHTDDQHTINKAEETSGEDPETMVIINMKELVDLSYETRANSDEPTNSCGTKSPAPINTQKNEDHTSLDNNSTPSHNSPAITTSESQKVRGVSPAVMDVMQRLQLDSSLSSPSSKNANTSKKLNMATRSSSFKANTLTDKEFQGIIKPNSQIKKQQAAVATPGFLSPPILQRKLSKAVTMSKHNLESLQTLPRRSPMTKSRSSDTHIPVIMSQPSIPSPSPYRNSLYSGLLLSDPRALKNTVLAENRKVGEANQLDSKTAPTISTNEGSHKSLSSAYQKGNNTDRPVCLSPGSAVLIAIPCPPSVRQTPSSTVSEPNSRVQSPLTLRSRMFSPPPSQNPVCPKSPRVPSFSKTRACSFTPLSFSNLERSSSSSANSTPTCTSPPPCPWSPGFPLHSRRSFVSNIHSTGDNPISPRALHSPVGSLNEENKFWCSSRSPPCLASESNSHTTGISAHELTSIHWPDVRELRTKYVPFKTQKSTNFEKKYDLRSSSSFRQCKSLDEGPNFFFNNNTSLNFTASHSQMEEPSEILEHYESTEKMDSNDTKEKATLKASYSTTVNIQIGGSGRIASFSNAQVSLTHPLLQAPETFSSRKINVNGSTLEHKNVNYKKK
- the PLEKHG2 gene encoding pleckstrin homology domain-containing family G member 2 isoform X1; this translates as MPEGALKGSRKRPGEQAAPRPSSVSSLSGIAAGMSGSCTSVNTVCSDSDRPVSLSSSTSSASLQDSHSSFGSSGTLGSSQYCSPSYPQQNGSDISLDLTPVAQLECEHKVLSNERALLGCTWSPILRKARDPKTKLSHVDRVVLEILETEQAYVRDLKSIVEDYLGCIIDCGQLPLKPEQVSTLFCNIEDIYEFNSELLEELENCTSAPMIAECFVMRSEEFDIYTLYCMNYPSSVSVLRECMKNEELVQFFRERQAVLSHSLPLETYLLKPVQRIMKYHLLLQELAKHFDKNVPGYEVMEEAIITMTAVAWYINDMKRKQEHAVRLQEIQSKLVNWQGPDLSGFGELILEGTFRLQRVKKERAFFLFSKMLLITKKRMDLFIYKMHIFCCSLALTEHLKDSLSFRVSDLTIPKHQQVIQARNQEEKRLWIYHIKRLIVENHPASIPQKAKQVLLENTFQNSTDMPVSSDSPKSPWMEDLWTFPRNRRQSEPPHYMCSPGKSKKSFTLQSLSSSSPHRRGRRLSEPAKEIQAAFEQSGLAQMKHAGSEGELFPSTTSLQSSDSICTLESCILEATGEGEGCEDNIEDSSFCLPEDALSGSLSITDEIMELLNQRGLRAEPINGEPKALKNEEAKPDDKEQETGLYCRAATGPPPLGLVPVLTQRHWCQASRDQAILIVSENCELRQSRSTEDLTETEKTSCNLLGETPEVSLSGDLASSLDELRNLEPSQDGPEVPFCIGSSDEDLMNKESGHSSVENTVLEVPRQADDEATICRTDDAKHEKVQLSVLPGEDEDESSEFKEKVEVAEPIDTKKTISEKKEKNLKVKRDSTLTPDDRLLIERIKNYYETADAGASYLSKEESISYIPTGVVKDSILRFNYILQQEVKKDREKSKCKTNGCATESKQANCQRKPLSQAVEVAKTQVEISKDELEEQELEYKSCAEIRKAWKEKEKPRNAEIGRSLINGKSRRKDKEEPGGELVIVEESDLEIGGQLPKEVPSKKESSKEQQKHTEEENTNKQDSQVKTGCEGLPGHTNKATFCSSSIGLYEADDICLIENSEKIINKVQLLAKMYSEKIGRMKTQKKHGGIKTSDVQKKATVKTLPQVMEESTGDRQKTEPQLYGHLKIHETLLHINCVQENGLILPAARESVLDLLKKESLIIRYPTKEQVPLPTPDKLAEVALPAEERYPTEIKECQELSFDVCKQEEKPHVNYESTHEPTPTSNDATSGNIHTSEPCLVKVKESPVTCDNCEEWETSELEINVPEKVNFSMASNNLQVEPTAAISEIHDFEEKQVELIKPEASKHHTDDQHTINKAEETSGEDPETMVIINMKELVDLSYETRANSDEPTNSCGTKSPAPINTQKNEDHTSLDNNSTPSHNSPAITTSESQKVRGVSPAVMDVMQRLQLDSSLSSPSSKNANTSKKLNMATRSSSFKANTLTDKEFQGIIKPNSQIKKQQAAVATPGFLSPPILQRKLSKAVTMSKHNLESLQTLPRRSPMTKSRSSDTHIPVIMSQPSIPSPSPYRNSLYSGLLLSDPRALKNTVLAENRKVGEANQLDSKTAPTISTNEGSHKSLSSAYQKGNNTDRPVCLSPGSAVLIAIPCPPSVRQTPSSTVSEPNSRVQSPLTLRSRMFSPPPSQNPVCPKSPRVPSFSKTRACSFTPLSFSNLERSSSSSANSTPTCTSPPPCPWSPGFPLHSRRSFVSNIHSTGDNPISPRALHSPVGSLNEENKFWCSSRSPPCLASESNSHTTGISAHELTSIHWPDVRELRTKYVPFKTQKSTNFEKKYDLRSSSSFRQCKSLDEGPNFFFNNNTSLNFTASHSQMEEPSEILEHYESTEKMDSNDTKEKATLKASYSTTVNIQIGGSGRIASFSNAQVSLTHPLLQAPETFSSRKINVNGSTLEHKNVNYKKK